In one Dehalococcoidales bacterium genomic region, the following are encoded:
- a CDS encoding helix-turn-helix domain-containing protein — MGVIEINTEDLLSVDQASQETGVPRPTLYRWIDKDKIKAVKIGGTIYIPKTELDNIRKQRLEPEGEN, encoded by the coding sequence ATGGGCGTAATTGAGATCAATACCGAGGATTTATTGAGCGTTGACCAGGCTTCGCAAGAAACTGGAGTACCCCGTCCCACTCTATACCGGTGGATCGATAAGGATAAGATCAAGGCGGTTAAAATCGGGGGCACTATCTACATTCCCAAAACAGAGCTAGACAATATCAGGAAGCAAAGACTTGAACCAGAGGGTGAAAATTAA
- a CDS encoding transposase: MKQTLMIKLAPTKEQHQALLTTMETFNVACTYVADVAFNNKIFGKYRLQKSVYTVLRDEFNLSAQMAIRAIAKVSEGYKADKKSQHVIKPHSAVVYDQRILSWKGRDMVSILTLQGRQMIPVRVGDYQEGHMDRRVKQTDLVLQKGVFYLAVIVDIPEPATDLATGSMGVDLGVTNLAVDNDGQFYSGEDVDKVRENIDALKADLQSKGTKSAKRHLRKLGGRESRFRRSVNHRISKKLVAKAKDTHRCISLEDLSGIGDSTVRHSQRRRHKSWAFNQLRTFIEYKAKIAGVMVRLVNPRNTSRECPQCHHISKSNRRSQSLFLCQHCGYSLHADVVGAINISRKASVNVPIVSPGLNWGWAGTSSPALAVSG; the protein is encoded by the coding sequence ATGAAGCAGACCTTGATGATAAAGCTCGCTCCAACTAAAGAGCAGCACCAAGCGTTGCTTACCACGATGGAAACGTTCAACGTAGCCTGTACTTACGTTGCCGATGTGGCCTTTAATAACAAGATATTCGGTAAGTATCGCCTTCAGAAGTCGGTATATACAGTTCTTCGTGATGAGTTCAATCTCTCGGCACAGATGGCGATCAGGGCTATCGCCAAAGTTTCCGAGGGCTATAAAGCGGATAAGAAATCCCAGCACGTAATCAAGCCTCATTCGGCGGTTGTCTATGACCAGCGCATCCTCTCCTGGAAGGGCCGAGACATGGTTTCTATCCTTACTCTTCAAGGGAGACAGATGATCCCTGTCAGAGTCGGGGATTATCAAGAGGGTCATATGGATCGCCGTGTCAAGCAAACCGACCTGGTTCTCCAAAAAGGTGTCTTCTACCTGGCCGTGATTGTAGATATCCCTGAACCGGCCACCGATCTGGCAACCGGAAGCATGGGGGTTGATTTGGGTGTAACCAACCTGGCGGTCGATAACGACGGCCAGTTCTATTCGGGTGAAGATGTCGATAAGGTCAGGGAAAACATCGATGCCCTGAAGGCTGATCTCCAAAGCAAGGGCACCAAGTCGGCTAAGCGGCATCTCAGGAAACTCGGTGGCCGGGAGTCCCGCTTCCGGCGTTCGGTCAATCATCGAATCAGTAAAAAACTTGTGGCTAAGGCTAAAGACACGCATCGCTGTATCAGTCTCGAAGACCTCTCCGGTATCGGCGACAGCACGGTTCGACACAGCCAGAGGCGTAGACACAAGTCGTGGGCGTTCAATCAGCTCCGTACCTTCATCGAATACAAAGCTAAGATCGCCGGGGTTATGGTACGGTTGGTCAATCCTCGGAACACTTCCCGGGAATGCCCCCAGTGCCATCATATTTCTAAATCCAATCGCCGTTCTCAATCGCTATTCCTCTGCCAGCACTGCGGCTATAGCCTCCATGCCGACGTTGTTGGCGCTATCAATATCTCTCGTAAGGCATCCGTCAACGTGCCTATCGTCTCGCCTGGCCTCAATTGGGGCTGGGCAGGGACAAGCTCGCCGGCTTTAGCCGTGAGTGGTTGA
- a CDS encoding replication protein, translating to MEKNKNGNSFTGVPSELLAAVVKTNFSGYEGRIFWLIVRKTFGWQKATDRISFSQFQEETEMARPHIGRAIKRLETRQIIFTTSTGYNIEYGVQTDYSQWLKSLPNEVTKKVKMGSNFQGILLPSEVTTETVTHLGNDSLKEHVAKSLPQTRVSLPQTRGALPNEVTKSLPREVNTIERYNYTIESTIEDGGKISFSQYKENLRKRFSDLSFDEEFEKYQLYWEGRKQKKPKLALFNWMTKARRIMQKEKADNGRPRKNRGFNTKEREETTDEERRAGADGAQQLDLS from the coding sequence ATGGAGAAAAATAAGAATGGAAACTCGTTTACCGGTGTTCCTTCAGAGCTGTTGGCTGCTGTCGTCAAGACTAACTTTTCAGGGTACGAAGGCCGTATATTCTGGCTCATAGTTCGGAAAACCTTCGGCTGGCAAAAAGCGACCGATCGTATCAGCTTTAGCCAGTTTCAAGAAGAAACGGAGATGGCCAGGCCCCATATTGGACGGGCCATAAAAAGGCTAGAGACAAGACAGATAATATTTACCACCAGTACTGGATACAACATAGAATACGGGGTGCAAACAGACTATTCTCAATGGTTAAAATCGTTACCTAACGAGGTAACGAAAAAAGTAAAAATGGGGTCTAACTTTCAAGGAATTTTGTTACCTAGTGAGGTAACGACTGAAACCGTTACCCATTTAGGTAACGATAGCCTCAAAGAGCATGTCGCTAAATCGTTACCTCAAACGCGCGTATCGTTACCTCAAACGCGCGGGGCGTTACCTAACGAGGTAACGAAATCGTTACCTAGGGAGGTAAACACAATAGAAAGATATAACTATACAATAGAATCTACAATAGAAGACGGCGGCAAAATCAGCTTTTCACAGTACAAAGAAAATCTCCGAAAACGGTTTAGCGATTTATCCTTTGATGAAGAGTTTGAAAAATACCAACTTTACTGGGAAGGACGGAAACAGAAAAAACCCAAATTAGCCCTTTTTAATTGGATGACAAAGGCCAGGAGAATCATGCAAAAGGAGAAAGCTGATAATGGGAGACCTAGAAAAAATAGGGGATTCAATACCAAAGAAAGAGAGGAGACAACCGATGAAGAGCGAAGGGCGGGAGCTGACGGAGCCCAGCAACTCGATCTGTCCTAA
- a CDS encoding DUF4326 domain-containing protein: MPKVINKNKSGTPEGAVYVGRPSKWGNPYKIGVHGTREQVIETYRKWIRHCIKDNPKVYDLSELRGKDLVCWCHPQPCHADVLLELANNSELPEVSHGL; encoded by the coding sequence ATGCCAAAGGTTATTAATAAAAATAAAAGTGGGACACCTGAAGGTGCTGTTTATGTTGGCAGACCGAGTAAGTGGGGCAATCCATACAAAATCGGAGTACATGGCACTAGAGAACAAGTCATTGAAACTTACCGAAAATGGATTAGGCATTGCATTAAAGATAATCCTAAAGTATATGACCTTTCAGAGTTAAGAGGTAAAGACCTAGTTTGTTGGTGTCATCCTCAACCTTGCCACGCGGATGTACTTCTTGAGTTGGCTAATAACTCTGAGCTGCCGGAGGTTTCTCATGGCCTATGA
- a CDS encoding LuxR C-terminal-related transcriptional regulator, whose product MTKHLNLSARQHEVVWYTAHGLTAREVAEKMGAKEQTVKNFLYYARLKYHAANNAHLVFLYFLPEDITNIPVENYATNVRRLKE is encoded by the coding sequence ATGACAAAGCATCTTAATTTAAGCGCCAGGCAGCATGAGGTTGTTTGGTATACCGCCCATGGGCTGACCGCCCGGGAGGTCGCCGAAAAGATGGGAGCCAAGGAGCAGACGGTAAAGAATTTTCTATATTATGCCAGGCTCAAGTACCATGCGGCCAACAACGCCCACCTGGTCTTTCTGTACTTCTTGCCCGAGGATATCACGAATATACCGGTCGAGAATTACGCGACCAATGTAAGACGACTAAAGGAATAA
- a CDS encoding DUF5658 family protein → MLNSKVAAVSLGLWIGLNATDSITTFFSTRLGATELNPVYLMSGSWAITILTKWLVVGLIPLMLVWMNRPKWMFYFVPIAVFPVAFNIIQLIFW, encoded by the coding sequence ATGCTAAATTCCAAAGTCGCCGCTGTCTCCCTCGGATTGTGGATCGGGCTCAATGCCACTGATAGCATTACAACCTTTTTTAGTACCAGGTTAGGGGCGACTGAGCTCAACCCCGTCTATCTCATGTCCGGGAGCTGGGCGATCACCATATTGACCAAGTGGCTGGTAGTAGGGTTAATCCCGCTGATGCTGGTCTGGATGAACAGGCCCAAGTGGATGTTCTATTTTGTCCCCATTGCTGTTTTCCCGGTCGCTTTTAATATAATACAACTGATATTTTGGTAG
- the tnpA gene encoding IS200/IS605 family transposase, whose amino-acid sequence MSREYKHDAHRVHLVLYHLIWCPKRRKAVLTGNVAIRLDQILHDVAASHNWNIERLAIQPDHLHLFIQGDSITPAHEMVRLLKGRSAHDLRKEFPTLLRLPSLWTRSYFCATAGNVSAQAIERYIEAQKGT is encoded by the coding sequence ATGAGCAGAGAATACAAACATGACGCCCATCGAGTCCATCTCGTGCTATACCATCTGATTTGGTGCCCCAAACGCCGGAAGGCGGTGTTGACTGGCAACGTAGCAATAAGGCTGGACCAGATACTGCATGATGTAGCGGCAAGCCATAATTGGAACATTGAACGTCTGGCTATCCAGCCTGACCATCTACACCTGTTTATCCAGGGCGATAGTATAACGCCGGCACATGAAATGGTACGGCTCTTGAAGGGACGCTCTGCACACGACCTCCGTAAGGAATTCCCTACTCTGCTACGGTTGCCCAGCCTATGGACACGGTCATATTTCTGTGCTACTGCCGGGAATGTATCCGCCCAGGCGATTGAACGATATATCGAAGCCCAGAAGGGAACGTAA
- a CDS encoding J domain-containing protein encodes MAGVDSERSRKDIRDMFYRWGVDKGQYEIIWQEEIVGATKRRLPGVSVRYLHQRQWQTVSSYNLATRSLNLRNIFLFLDRIRIAENKGIQYQNLTFTTDIVQADQVTSERANKEDLEDAFDFLGVTRGDPPDLVDRVYKAKAQSYHPDKGGNAEMMARLNEAYRIIQRSYGGPPR; translated from the coding sequence ATGGCAGGAGTTGATTCTGAAAGAAGTCGAAAGGACATCCGGGATATGTTCTACCGGTGGGGAGTCGATAAAGGCCAGTATGAGATTATCTGGCAGGAAGAGATAGTTGGCGCCACAAAGCGCCGGCTGCCGGGGGTCTCTGTCCGGTACCTGCACCAAAGACAGTGGCAGACAGTTTCATCCTACAACCTGGCCACCAGATCTCTCAACCTGCGTAATATTTTTCTTTTCCTCGACCGCATCCGGATTGCCGAGAATAAGGGCATTCAGTACCAGAACCTTACTTTTACCACAGATATCGTGCAAGCTGACCAGGTAACTAGCGAGCGGGCGAATAAAGAAGATCTGGAAGATGCTTTTGACTTCCTCGGGGTTACCCGCGGTGACCCGCCCGATCTGGTCGACCGGGTTTATAAAGCCAAAGCGCAGAGCTACCACCCGGACAAAGGCGGCAACGCCGAAATGATGGCTCGCCTGAATGAAGCATACAGAATTATTCAGAGGTCTTACGGCGGCCCGCCAAGATAG
- a CDS encoding 3'-5' exonuclease — translation MKIFIVDTETDNVKPQLANILEIGMASLDLETGKIELLFDTLICPPGPETWTNCWFMNHCGLDPEFIRTAPKFTDIKTGIEAYLSFGPITAFNLSFDLQVLYKHGVRAGHTWPCLMLTTKDILKLPGRYGDWKYPKFSEAYNWFFPETPFEEKHRAGHDAIHEAKLAYALYKRGYFNRRVK, via the coding sequence ATGAAGATATTCATAGTCGACACCGAAACCGATAACGTTAAGCCACAGCTCGCAAATATTCTTGAGATCGGAATGGCAAGTCTCGATCTGGAGACCGGAAAGATTGAGCTCTTGTTCGATACTCTCATCTGCCCGCCCGGACCGGAGACCTGGACTAATTGCTGGTTTATGAACCATTGCGGCTTAGATCCCGAGTTTATCCGAACAGCTCCTAAATTTACGGATATCAAGACGGGGATCGAGGCATATCTTTCTTTTGGTCCGATCACTGCTTTTAATCTCAGCTTCGACCTGCAGGTGCTTTATAAGCATGGAGTAAGAGCGGGTCATACCTGGCCATGCCTCATGCTGACGACAAAGGATATTCTCAAGTTGCCGGGCAGGTACGGCGACTGGAAATACCCTAAATTCAGCGAAGCGTACAACTGGTTCTTTCCGGAGACACCTTTTGAAGAAAAACACAGGGCCGGACACGACGCTATACACGAAGCCAAACTAGCGTATGCACTCTATAAAAGAGGTTATTTTAACCGGAGAGTAAAGTAA
- a CDS encoding DUF1064 domain-containing protein, producing MYVGGYWLSQDTVDRNPQLKDIVPAVPASKYHNVKTEAKGMVFQSGHEAAGVAGLIMAEQHKKIFGLRLQVRFPLPGGNMYVADAVYCELVSGKMELVVMDFKGAETPVFKVKRRAFEHHYGIKITLG from the coding sequence ATGTACGTAGGCGGCTACTGGCTATCCCAGGATACGGTTGACCGGAATCCTCAGCTTAAGGATATTGTCCCCGCGGTACCGGCCAGTAAGTATCATAACGTCAAAACAGAAGCGAAGGGCATGGTATTCCAGAGCGGACACGAAGCGGCCGGCGTGGCCGGTCTTATCATGGCCGAGCAGCACAAGAAGATCTTCGGACTCCGGCTGCAGGTCCGGTTTCCGCTCCCAGGGGGTAATATGTATGTCGCCGACGCCGTGTATTGTGAACTGGTCAGTGGGAAAATGGAGCTGGTAGTTATGGATTTCAAAGGCGCAGAGACTCCCGTCTTTAAGGTGAAGCGCCGGGCTTTTGAGCACCATTACGGAATAAAAATAACGCTGGGGTGA
- a CDS encoding ATP-binding protein: protein MKSEGRELTEPSNSICPKCSGHGFVYQLKDGKIDYSHIVPCECQAERIAREKKEWLMQYCELPGHSDDKTLDSYIPGNHPTLKQALNAAKALASGSEKIKWLTLSGTKDLGKSHLAIAVCRQWIEHGHPAKYVFVPSLLDWLRECMNNKDLNLAGRMKVLCEVPLLVMDDLGAQNPTPWAQERLITIINYRYENWLPLMVTTNKSVDKLPGDDEGRIGSRLKRFVPGTVIAMEGPEYRTRRGK from the coding sequence ATGAAGAGCGAAGGGCGGGAGCTGACGGAGCCCAGCAACTCGATCTGTCCTAAGTGTAGCGGCCATGGGTTTGTCTACCAGTTAAAAGACGGGAAGATCGATTATTCTCACATTGTACCCTGCGAATGCCAGGCAGAACGGATTGCTCGCGAGAAAAAAGAGTGGCTTATGCAGTATTGTGAACTGCCGGGCCACTCTGATGACAAAACCCTCGATAGTTATATTCCGGGTAATCACCCAACTCTTAAACAAGCCTTAAATGCCGCAAAGGCACTGGCTTCCGGGTCCGAAAAGATTAAGTGGTTGACATTGAGCGGTACTAAAGACCTTGGTAAATCACACCTGGCGATCGCCGTGTGCCGGCAATGGATTGAACATGGCCACCCGGCGAAATATGTATTTGTGCCCTCTCTACTGGACTGGCTCCGGGAGTGTATGAACAATAAAGACCTTAATCTGGCCGGACGGATGAAAGTGCTATGTGAGGTCCCGCTCCTGGTTATGGATGACCTGGGCGCCCAAAATCCTACACCTTGGGCACAGGAGAGGCTTATAACCATAATCAATTACCGTTACGAAAACTGGCTGCCGCTAATGGTTACCACGAATAAGTCAGTAGATAAGCTGCCCGGTGATGATGAAGGCCGGATCGGAAGCCGTCTGAAACGTTTTGTACCAGGGACGGTAATTGCCATGGAGGGACCTGAATATAGAACCCGGAGAGGCAAATGA